Proteins encoded together in one Pseudomonadota bacterium window:
- the rimP gene encoding ribosome maturation factor RimP has protein sequence MIQLLEPAVESIGFELLDVEYTQVGSRNTLRLFIDKPEGITVDDCGDVSRHVSATLDVEDPITDAYDLEVSSPGERRPLRTASHFQRAIGERIRVELGVGLEGRRRFTGIVESADEQTIALDVDHEDFRLPLADVVRAHVAPRTK, from the coding sequence TTGATACAACTTCTAGAACCCGCTGTCGAGAGCATCGGTTTCGAATTGCTCGACGTGGAGTACACCCAGGTGGGATCTCGCAACACGCTACGCCTATTTATCGACAAGCCTGAGGGAATCACCGTGGACGACTGCGGTGACGTGAGTCGCCACGTGAGCGCCACCCTCGATGTCGAGGACCCAATCACCGATGCATACGACCTAGAAGTCTCCTCACCCGGCGAGCGCCGACCGTTGCGGACTGCCTCGCACTTCCAGCGTGCCATCGGTGAGCGGATTCGAGTGGAGCTCGGCGTGGGCCTAGAGGGTCGCCGTCGATTCACTGGAATTGTCGAGAGCGCCGACGAGCAGACGATCGCGCTCGATGTAGATCACGAGGATTTCCGCCTACCACTGGCGGATGTCGTACGCGCCCACGTAGCGCCCAGGACGAAGTGA
- the nusA gene encoding transcription termination factor NusA yields MNKEILLVVDAVSNEKGVDREIIFEAIEAALASATRKLHGEDIDVRVAIDRKSGDYDTFRRWKVFADESDELEFPERELRLDDARDYDADIEPGGYVEEPIESVEFGRIAAQTAKQVIVQRVREAERAQVVEEYQDRVGELISGTVKRVDRTGVYVDLGGNAEAFIPREFMIPREPIRTQDRVKGFLREVRSEPRGPQLFLTRTAPEFLIELFKVEVPEVGQGLIDIVAAARDPGLRAKIAVRSHDPRIDPVGACVGMRGSRVQAVSNELAGERVDIILHDENPAQFVVNAMSPADVLSIVVDEDNHSMDVAVEEEKLSQAIGRGGQNIRLASELSGWELNVMTAEAAEQKSEDEARGHAEMFAKSLDVDDEVATILVQEGFSSIEEVAYVPTSELLSIDEFDEAVVEELRNRARDVLLTQAIAREEVIESRQPEQDLLDLEGMTPELATRLAARGIVSREDLAEQATDDLEDVPDLEAEQAAELIMKARAHWFESEETNQA; encoded by the coding sequence CTGAACAAAGAAATCCTGCTGGTCGTCGATGCTGTCTCGAACGAGAAGGGTGTCGACAGGGAGATCATCTTCGAGGCGATCGAAGCGGCGCTAGCCTCGGCCACGCGCAAGCTCCACGGCGAGGACATCGATGTGCGGGTCGCTATCGATCGTAAATCAGGCGACTACGACACCTTTCGGCGCTGGAAGGTGTTCGCCGACGAGTCCGATGAACTGGAATTCCCGGAGCGCGAACTTCGCCTGGACGACGCCCGAGACTACGACGCCGACATCGAGCCCGGCGGCTATGTGGAGGAGCCGATCGAATCCGTTGAGTTCGGCCGCATAGCTGCGCAAACCGCCAAGCAGGTGATCGTTCAGCGCGTGCGCGAAGCGGAACGAGCGCAGGTGGTGGAGGAGTACCAGGATCGCGTCGGTGAGTTGATCAGCGGAACCGTGAAGCGCGTTGACCGTACCGGCGTCTACGTCGACCTTGGGGGCAACGCGGAAGCTTTCATTCCGCGCGAATTTATGATTCCGCGCGAGCCGATTCGGACACAGGATCGCGTGAAGGGGTTCCTGCGTGAGGTGCGCTCAGAGCCGCGCGGGCCCCAGCTTTTCCTGACGCGTACGGCGCCGGAGTTCTTGATTGAGCTGTTTAAGGTGGAAGTGCCGGAAGTGGGGCAGGGGCTCATCGACATCGTGGCCGCGGCTCGGGACCCAGGACTACGGGCCAAGATCGCTGTGCGCAGCCACGATCCGCGCATCGACCCCGTCGGCGCTTGCGTCGGAATGCGAGGCTCTCGCGTGCAAGCGGTTTCGAACGAGCTGGCCGGTGAGCGCGTCGACATCATCCTGCACGACGAGAACCCGGCCCAGTTCGTGGTCAACGCGATGTCGCCGGCAGACGTGCTGTCGATCGTGGTGGATGAGGACAACCACAGCATGGACGTGGCTGTCGAGGAAGAGAAGCTCTCCCAAGCCATCGGTCGCGGCGGCCAAAATATCCGTTTGGCCAGCGAGCTGTCCGGTTGGGAACTCAACGTGATGACCGCCGAGGCCGCCGAACAGAAGTCCGAGGATGAGGCACGCGGCCATGCGGAGATGTTCGCCAAGTCCCTAGATGTGGACGATGAGGTTGCCACGATCCTGGTGCAGGAGGGTTTTTCCAGTATCGAAGAGGTGGCCTACGTACCGACCTCGGAGCTGCTCAGCATCGATGAGTTCGATGAGGCGGTGGTGGAAGAGCTGCGCAACCGTGCGCGTGATGTGCTGCTAACACAGGCCATCGCACGCGAAGAGGTGATCGAATCGCGGCAGCCCGAGCAGGACCTGCTCGACCTCGAGGGTATGACGCCCGAACTTGCTACTCGACTCGCTGCACGTGGCATTGTGAGCCGAGAGGACCTGGCCGAGCAGGCCACCGATGATCTTGAGGATGTGCCTGATCTGGAGGCCGAGCAGGCCGCCGAGTTGATCATGAAGGCCCGTGCTCACTGGTTCGAGTCCGAAGAGACGAACCAGGCTTAA
- the infB gene encoding translation initiation factor IF-2: MAEVTVSQFAETLKTPVDRLLSQLHEAGVRVDSESATINDEDKQLLLNHLQRKHGDSNPLSAPKKITVNRKERQTLRVAGSGQGGRARTVQVETKKRRTYVNKGVLKAAEDEKLEKERQAEEARRQEEEQAEAEARRQAEAAEAQRQAEEQARRQAEAAAEAEARKQQEEAALRREQEEKRELEKEQRLEQERRDQEERRQREESRPRPAAAEAPRPAPTPRAAGAGTGQSAGAGRGRGKDAGGRGGQRGGKREELHVASGKGGKRRGRDKGRRRGAVTVTTSHGFEKPTAPVVREVEIPETIAVGELAQRMAVKAPEVIKQLMGMGVMATINQSLDQDTATLVVEEMGHTAKPLKEEALEETILEQVQAQGGETESRPPVITIMGHVDHGKTSLLDYIRRTRVTAGEAGGITQHIGAYHVETPRGVITFLDTPGHAAFTAMRARGAQVTDIVVLVVAADDGVMPQTAEAIQHARAAGVPLLVAVNKTDKPDADPDRVRQELTKHEVIPEEWGGETIFVNVSAKTGAGIDDLLESLTLQAEVMELSAVAEGSASGVVLESSLEKGRGAVATLLVSRGTLRAGDALLAGEEYGRVRAMFDERGEPLKQAGPSYPVVVLGLSGTPNAGDDFVTLEDDRKARELAELRRAKARDAKLARQQASAREALIASIGADGDEAQTLNILVKADVQGSSEALHDALTKLSTEKVHVKVVSHGVGGINEGDVNLAVTSQAIMIGFNVRADSAARAAVKEHGIELQYHSVIYEAIDEIKRAMSGVLEPDIVEEQIGLAEVRQVFRSPKFGDIAGCMIIEGVVKRNLPIRVLRDNVVIYEGELESLRRFKDDVPEVRAGTECGIGVRNYNNVREGDQIECYERREVAATI, encoded by the coding sequence ATGGCGGAAGTAACCGTTAGTCAGTTTGCCGAGACACTGAAAACGCCTGTTGATCGTTTGTTGTCGCAGCTGCATGAGGCAGGTGTGCGGGTGGATTCTGAGTCGGCGACGATCAACGACGAGGATAAACAGCTGCTGCTCAATCACCTGCAGCGCAAGCACGGTGATTCGAATCCCTTGTCGGCGCCGAAGAAAATCACGGTCAATCGCAAGGAGCGCCAGACCCTGCGCGTCGCTGGTAGCGGGCAGGGCGGGCGGGCGCGCACGGTGCAAGTCGAGACGAAGAAGCGCCGCACCTACGTGAACAAGGGCGTGCTCAAGGCCGCCGAAGATGAAAAGCTCGAGAAGGAGCGCCAGGCCGAGGAAGCGCGTCGCCAGGAGGAAGAGCAGGCAGAAGCTGAGGCCAGGCGACAGGCAGAGGCAGCCGAAGCACAACGCCAGGCTGAAGAGCAGGCGCGCCGTCAGGCTGAGGCCGCGGCCGAAGCGGAGGCGCGCAAGCAACAAGAAGAGGCCGCCCTGCGTCGGGAGCAGGAAGAGAAGCGTGAGCTCGAGAAGGAGCAGCGTCTGGAGCAGGAGCGTCGCGACCAAGAGGAGCGACGCCAGCGCGAGGAATCGCGACCACGACCGGCTGCAGCAGAAGCACCACGACCGGCGCCCACGCCGCGCGCCGCGGGCGCCGGTACAGGCCAGTCGGCGGGCGCTGGCCGTGGCCGTGGGAAGGACGCAGGTGGTCGTGGCGGCCAACGAGGCGGCAAGCGCGAAGAGCTGCACGTGGCGTCCGGCAAAGGCGGAAAGCGTAGGGGCCGAGATAAGGGGCGTCGTCGCGGCGCCGTCACGGTAACCACCTCCCACGGCTTTGAGAAGCCAACTGCACCGGTGGTACGCGAGGTAGAGATACCCGAGACCATCGCCGTCGGAGAGCTCGCCCAGCGCATGGCGGTGAAGGCACCGGAGGTTATTAAGCAGCTCATGGGCATGGGCGTCATGGCCACCATCAACCAGTCCTTGGATCAGGATACGGCCACCCTGGTGGTGGAGGAGATGGGGCACACGGCGAAGCCGCTCAAGGAAGAGGCGCTCGAGGAGACGATCCTCGAGCAAGTGCAAGCCCAGGGCGGCGAGACCGAGAGCCGCCCGCCCGTGATCACCATCATGGGCCACGTCGACCACGGCAAGACCTCCCTGCTCGACTACATTCGACGCACGCGAGTAACGGCCGGTGAGGCCGGCGGGATCACCCAACACATCGGCGCCTATCACGTGGAGACGCCGCGTGGTGTCATCACGTTCCTCGATACGCCAGGCCATGCAGCGTTCACCGCAATGCGCGCCCGCGGGGCTCAGGTCACGGACATCGTTGTCCTGGTGGTTGCCGCCGACGACGGTGTGATGCCGCAGACTGCGGAGGCGATCCAACACGCGCGCGCCGCGGGTGTCCCGCTCTTGGTCGCCGTCAACAAGACCGATAAGCCAGACGCCGACCCGGACCGCGTGCGCCAGGAGCTGACCAAGCACGAAGTGATCCCCGAAGAGTGGGGCGGTGAGACGATCTTCGTGAACGTCTCGGCGAAGACGGGCGCAGGTATCGACGACCTGCTCGAGTCCCTGACCCTCCAGGCGGAGGTCATGGAGCTGAGCGCGGTGGCCGAAGGATCGGCTAGCGGCGTCGTGCTGGAGTCCAGCCTGGAGAAAGGACGCGGCGCGGTCGCGACGCTGCTCGTCTCTCGTGGCACCCTTCGCGCCGGCGATGCCTTGCTGGCAGGCGAGGAGTATGGACGCGTGCGAGCCATGTTCGACGAACGCGGAGAGCCGCTGAAGCAAGCAGGCCCCTCGTACCCCGTGGTCGTGCTGGGCCTTTCTGGCACACCCAACGCAGGCGATGACTTCGTCACCCTCGAGGACGATCGCAAGGCCCGCGAACTTGCCGAGCTACGTCGCGCCAAGGCGCGCGATGCGAAGCTCGCTCGTCAGCAGGCGAGTGCGCGCGAAGCGCTTATCGCCAGCATCGGTGCCGACGGCGACGAAGCCCAGACCTTGAACATTCTCGTGAAGGCCGACGTACAGGGCAGCAGCGAAGCTCTGCACGATGCCCTGACCAAGCTGTCCACGGAGAAGGTGCACGTGAAGGTCGTCTCCCACGGCGTCGGCGGGATCAACGAGGGCGACGTGAACCTTGCGGTGACTTCGCAGGCAATCATGATCGGGTTCAACGTGCGTGCGGATAGCGCGGCACGGGCCGCGGTGAAGGAGCACGGTATCGAGCTCCAGTACCACAGCGTGATCTACGAGGCGATCGACGAGATCAAGCGCGCCATGAGCGGCGTGCTGGAGCCGGACATCGTGGAGGAGCAGATTGGCTTGGCCGAAGTGCGCCAAGTCTTCCGCTCGCCGAAGTTCGGCGACATCGCCGGCTGTATGATCATCGAGGGCGTGGTGAAGCGAAACCTCCCCATCCGCGTACTGCGCGACAATGTCGTGATCTACGAGGGCGAGCTAGAGTCCTTGCGCCGCTTCAAGGACGACGTGCCGGAGGTGCGTGCGGGTACCGAATGCGGTATTGGCGTGCGCAACTACAACAACGTCCGCGAAGGCGATCAGATCGAGTGCTACGAACGGCGTGAGGTGGCAGCCACCATATGA
- the rbfA gene encoding 30S ribosome-binding factor RbfA — MARDFQRSQRVSQQVLRELAQLLREDVRDPRVGFVTLTDVEVSRDLSHARVFFSLLDPSADRETTTLALRSASGYLRSRLGERMTARTVPQLDFIYDPTSEQAARMDGIFRTLKGDGDKAPPEDG; from the coding sequence ATGGCGAGGGATTTTCAACGCAGCCAGCGGGTCTCTCAGCAGGTGCTTCGCGAACTCGCGCAGCTGCTACGAGAGGACGTACGCGATCCCCGCGTCGGTTTCGTCACGCTGACGGATGTGGAAGTTAGCCGCGATCTAAGCCATGCGCGCGTCTTCTTCAGCTTGCTCGACCCCTCGGCCGACCGAGAGACCACAACTCTCGCCTTGCGCAGCGCAAGCGGTTATCTGCGTAGCCGTCTCGGCGAGCGCATGACGGCGCGCACGGTGCCGCAGTTGGATTTCATCTACGACCCCACAAGCGAGCAGGCTGCCCGCATGGACGGTATTTTCCGCACCCTAAAGGGAGACGGTGACAAGGCGCCGCCTGAGGACGGCTAG
- the truB gene encoding tRNA pseudouridine(55) synthase TruB, with the protein MGQRRGQKGRAIDGVVLLDKPVGDTSNRALQKVKRLYQARKAGHTGSLDPLASGMLPICLGQATKVSAFLLDADKRYRVRAQLGVRTDTADADGEVIEEQPVPALDEAGVRTVLEGFLGASQQLPPMYSALKHEGRRLYELARQGVEVERTPRDIHLHELCLLSLDDRTMELEVHCSKGTYVRTLVEDVAAALGTYAHVTALRRLQVGPYLSDGPLLTLEALEALMAEGGLDALDERLLPVDSAISHWPSVRLGADSAFYLRNGQPVQVPRAPTRGLVRLYGEDARFLGMGRITEDGRVAPKRLF; encoded by the coding sequence GTGGGGCAGCGTCGGGGACAGAAAGGACGGGCCATCGACGGAGTGGTTCTGTTGGACAAGCCGGTAGGCGACACCTCAAACCGCGCCCTGCAGAAGGTCAAGCGTCTCTATCAGGCGCGTAAGGCTGGACACACAGGGAGCCTCGATCCCCTGGCGAGCGGTATGTTGCCGATCTGCCTGGGGCAAGCTACGAAGGTGTCCGCCTTCCTGCTCGATGCGGACAAGCGTTATCGGGTGCGCGCCCAACTCGGGGTACGCACGGATACGGCGGACGCCGACGGCGAAGTGATCGAGGAGCAGCCGGTGCCGGCCCTCGACGAGGCTGGGGTCCGCACGGTGCTGGAGGGATTCCTGGGCGCGTCCCAACAGCTACCGCCGATGTACTCCGCGCTGAAGCACGAGGGGCGTCGGCTGTATGAGTTGGCACGCCAAGGGGTTGAGGTCGAGCGCACACCTCGCGACATCCACCTGCACGAGTTATGCCTGTTGAGCTTGGACGACCGGACAATGGAGCTGGAAGTCCACTGCTCGAAGGGCACCTACGTGAGGACTCTGGTGGAGGACGTTGCGGCGGCGCTCGGCACCTACGCCCACGTGACGGCGCTAAGGCGCCTGCAGGTGGGTCCGTACCTCAGTGACGGTCCGCTGCTCACGCTCGAGGCACTAGAAGCGTTGATGGCCGAGGGAGGTTTGGACGCGCTAGACGAGCGGCTGCTGCCCGTCGATAGCGCCATCTCTCACTGGCCGTCGGTACGCTTGGGCGCAGACTCGGCCTTCTACCTACGCAATGGGCAACCGGTGCAGGTACCGAGGGCACCTACCCGCGGCCTGGTGCGACTCTACGGCGAGGACGCACGTTTCCTAGGTATGGGACGGATTACGGAAGACGGGCGCGTAGCGCCCAAGCGGTTGTTTTGA
- the rpsO gene encoding 30S ribosomal protein S15 — protein sequence MSLSPDQKAQIISEYGRGAGDTGSAEVQVALLSARIEGLTGHFGEHKKDHHSRRGLLRMVNQRRKLLDYLKRTDPSRYQSLIQRLGLRR from the coding sequence ATGTCACTCAGTCCAGATCAGAAAGCGCAAATCATCAGCGAGTACGGCCGCGGGGCCGGCGACACCGGGTCTGCCGAGGTGCAGGTTGCCCTCCTGTCGGCGCGTATCGAAGGCCTTACCGGGCATTTCGGCGAGCACAAGAAAGATCACCACAGCCGACGTGGCCTGCTGCGAATGGTCAACCAGCGCCGCAAGCTGCTCGATTACCTCAAGCGCACAGATCCCTCTCGTTACCAGAGCCTCATTCAGCGGCTCGGTTTGCGTCGCTAG